A single region of the Amphiura filiformis chromosome 7, Afil_fr2py, whole genome shotgun sequence genome encodes:
- the LOC140157740 gene encoding LOW QUALITY PROTEIN: headcase protein homolog (The sequence of the model RefSeq protein was modified relative to this genomic sequence to represent the inferred CDS: deleted 1 base in 1 codon), whose protein sequence is MPYSKEEKARKKAEQFREQEHVQAEEVNNNDPNGAVGVRPCCVPTGCLEGGKLINIQNPDDVDKVVCNNPDCPNSSYMHKICFQTWEEEMLGFLRSCGRLASWSEKQRRQNLWTKKGYDLAWKACSCTCGKGHLRKDLDWIPPLKSLDNHGAGDGGGRGQKKRRKKSNDKPTIGRATSLPSASNRDGNGRHRHTSAPSTETHDTPPQSPVSRNFSPGQSLVVMDLLQAQTQIQESGGFERTKHPSGNNNSRSSSGNRSSSGSFSSGASYDPGHSGSPRNCGSGFGQSQPPIHPGAINKGQPTGPNGYNSNAFLHRMDLSAFFQVLPQTKLNPYHIKMEDDSHVESDDIRPFLFSVLNSQSLTSVSCSLCQFRLAVFDRYPLIDGTFYLSPIRHSDGSIRVVIDGRPQYLGAVCMKCLEGVQHIVCRICNSRWDGSHHQLGTLYSYDIFAASPCCPGRVSCKKCGKPVMDPTHGTHFFSDYSQNIRCPHCGVPDFHFIKPLSSYEVHLREVGVR, encoded by the exons ATGCCGTACTCTAAAGAAGAAAAAGCACGGAAGAAAGCGGAACAATTTCGTGAACAAGAACACGTTCAAGCAGAAGAGGTAAACAACAACGACCCCAACGGAGCTGTTGGTG TGAGACCGTGTTGTGTTCCAACAGGATGTCTTGAAGGAGGGAAGCTTATCAATATACAAAATCCTGATGATGTAGATAAAGTTGTCTGCAATAACCCGGATTGTCCGAACAGTAGTTACATGCATAAGATATGTTTTCAAACATGGGAAGAAGAAATGTTGGGTTTTCTACGGAGTTGTGGACGTCTTGCT AGCTGGTCAGAGAAACAGCGTCGCCAGAATCTGTGGACTAAAAAAGGTTATGATTTAGCATGGAAAGCTTGCTCGTGTACGTGTGGAAAAGGACATCTGCGCAAAGATCTTGATTGGATACCACCACTGAAATCTTTGGATAATCATGGTGCGGGGGACGGTGGTGGTCGCGGTCAGAAGAAGCGTCGCAAGAAATCAAACGACAAACCCACTATTGGTCGTGCGACATCGCTTCCATCGGCTTCAAACCGCGATGGAAATGGGCGGCATCGTCATACCTCGGCGCCATCGACAGAGACACACGACACGCCACCGCAGAGCCCTGTGTCGCGGAATTTCTCGCCAGGACAGTCCCTCGTAGTCATGGATCTGCTACA GGCACAAACACAAATTCAAGAAAGCGGAGGGTTCGAACGCACCAAGCATCCAAGCGGAAATAACAACAGTAGAAGTAGCAGCGGAAATCGCAGTAGCAGCGGTAGCTTCAGCTCGGGAGCGAGTTACGATCCAGGCCATTCGGGTAGTCCGCGCAACTGTGGGTCTGGCTTTGGTCAGTCGCAACCACCCATCCACCCAGGTGCCATCAACAAAGGTCAACCTACTGGTCCAAATGGGTACAACAGCAATGCGTTTCTACATCGCATGGATCTATCAGCATTTTTTCAGGTTCTACCGCAAACCAAACTCAATCCGTACCACATCAAAATGGAAGACGACAGCCATGTTGAGAGCGACGATATACGACCGTTTCTATTTTCGGTTCTCAACTCGCAGAGCCTCACCTCGGTCTCCTGCTCGCTATGTCAATTCCGTCTAGCCGTCTTTGATCGTTACCCACTGATAGACGGAACCTTCTACCTCTCGCCTATACGACACAGCGATGGGAGTATACGAGTGGTCATCGACGGTCGACCACAATATCTAGGTGCTGTCTGCATGAAGTGTCTAGAGGGCGTACAACATATAGTCTGTCGCATCTGCAATTCGCGATGGGACGGAAGTCACCACCAACTAGGTACGCTTTACTCCTACGACATCTTCGCCGCGTCTCCTTGCTGCCCCGGTAGGGTAAGCTGCAAGAAGTGCGGCAAGCCAGTCATGGATCCTACGCATGGCACGCATTTCTTCAGTGACTACTCGCAGAATATACGCTGTCCACATTGCGGAGTACCGGACTTCCATTTCATCAAGCCGTTAAGTAGTTACGAAGTACATCTACGAGAGGTCGGTGTCCGTTAA